A window of the Kazachstania africana CBS 2517 chromosome 10, complete genome genome harbors these coding sequences:
- the DOG2 gene encoding 2-deoxyglucose-6-phosphatase (similar to Saccharomyces cerevisiae DOG2 (YHR043C)) — translation MSEVTLEVDLCLFDLDGTIVSTTEAAECAWKELCKKHGVDPVELFKHSHGVRTTEVLKMFFPNIDNANNQAVIDLETSIGRDYLNSVTLIPGAQSLLLSLDTNPENPNERLSHRKWGIVTSGTQELAFSWFTSILKQVGKPEVFITASDVSNGKPDPEGYSAARDKLCDIWNFKDSFKSKTVVFEDAPAGIRAGKAMGARTIGITSSYRKQTLIDAGADYIVEDLTKVTVVKNSEHGNIVLRIENQL, via the coding sequence ATGTCTGAAGTTACACTCGAAGTCGATCTATGCCTCTTTGATCTGGATGGTACCATTGTAAGCACTACCGAAGCTGCTGAATGTGCATGGAAAGAACTATGTAAAAAACACGGTGTAGACCCTGTTGAACTATTCAAACACTCTCATGGTGTTAGAACCACTGAAGTCCTGAAAATGTTCTTCCCAAATATAGATAATGCTAACAATCAAGCAGTCATCGATTTGGAGACATCTATTGGTAGAGATTACTTAAATTCGGTCACTCTGATCCCTGGCGCACAGAGCTTACTTCTTTCATTGGATACTAACCCAGAGAATCCAAATGAAAGGTTAAGTCACAGAAAATGGGGTATTGTTACCTCTGGTACACAAGAACTAGCATTTTCGTGGTTCACCAGTATTCTGAAACAAGTTGGTAAGCCGGAGGTTTTCATTACGGCCTCTGACGTTTCTAACGGTAAACCAGATCCAGAAGGATACAGCGCCGCAAGAGATAAATTATGTGACATTTGGAACTTTAAAGACTCGTTTAAATCTAAGACCGTAGTATTTGAAGATGCTCCTGCAGGAATTAGAGCTGGAAAAGCCATGGGTGCTAGAACCATCGGTATTACCTCCAGTTACCGAAAACAGACTCTTATAGACGCAGGTGCGGATTATATCGTTGAAGATTTAACTAAGGTTACAGTTGTTAAGAACTCTGAACACGGTAATATTGTGCTcagaattgaaaatcaattatag
- the MSC7 gene encoding meiotic recombination directing protein (similar to Saccharomyces cerevisiae MSC7 (YHR039C); ancestral locus Anc_5.305), protein MSKGISKVVIRWLHAIGCQFLSDFPEEKSCPFLYTISGFLLTSVILWLTTNCLRSCIFDKWYLKSAKFAVEPPSEIREHWSNPDSTKQFKSVDFKTEIPSKCPATGQFLGKFKSMTPQDINDRIKKAEAAQLEFATASIERRLHILVTLRDYILKNQDMLARVACRDSGKTMLDASMGEILVTLEKLAWVIKHGPQVLKTDKRPGPTNFFMKWYKGAEVRYEPLGVVSSIISWNYPFHNLMGPIIAALFTGNSIVVKCSEQVVWSSEFFIEVIRKCLKVCNENEDLVQLCYCLPPTSDDKSANYFTEHPGLKHITFIGSQSVSKSILECAAKSITPVVVELGGKDAFIVLDSVKDLDKLSSIILRGTFQSAGQNCIGIERVIVSSKNYDTLVSILEKRLNKHALRLGSNIDDDETIDVGAMISDNRFESLESLIQDAVNKGARLLSGGSRYKHPKYPNGCFFKPTLLVDAKPNMKIAQNEVFGPILVMMKAKDTDHCIKLANSAAFGLGGSVFGNNYEECNYVANKLKTGNVAINDFATFYVCQLPFGGIHGSGYGKFGGEEGLLGLCNAKSVCYDKLPFISTQIPPPLDYPIKSKDKSWAFVKAFITGSYCTSVWQRIKSLLSLAKNS, encoded by the coding sequence ATGTCCAAAGGGATTTCCAAGGTTGTAATCCGGTGGTTGCATGCCATAGGATGTCAGTTTTTAAGCGATTTTCCAGAAGAGAAATCATGTCCCTTTCTTTATACGATATCAGGGTTCTTATTAACCAGTGTCATTTTATGGCTAACCACTAATTGTTTACGTTCATGTATATTCGACAAATGGTATCTAAAATCTGCTAAGTTTGCTGTAGAGCCTCCATCAGAAATTAGGGAGCATTGGTCAAATCCAGACTCTACAAAGCAATTCAAGAGTGTCGACTTCAAGACAGAAATTCCATCTAAGTGTCCTGCTACGGGTCAATTTTTGGGTAAATTCAAGTCTATGACTCCTCAAGATATAAATGATAGAATTAAGAAGGCGGAAGCAGCGCAACTTGAATTTGCTACTGcatcaattgaaagaaggCTACATATTCTCGTCACTTTAAGAGActatattttaaaaaatcaagaCATGCTTGCACGTGTGGCTTGCAGAGATTCCGGGAAGACCATGCTAGATGCATCAATGGGTGAGATATTAGTTACCCTAGAAAAATTAGCATGGGTCATAAAACATGGACCACAAGTGCTAAAAACTGATAAACGTCCTGGACCCactaattttttcatgaAATGGTACAAAGGTGCAGAAGTTAGATATGAACCTCTAGGTGTCGTTTCTTCCATTATATCATGGAACTACCCATTTCACAACTTGATGGGACCTATTATTGCGGCTTTATTCACCGGTAATTCCATCGTAGTAAAATGTTCAGAGCAGGTTGTTTGGTCCTCTGAATTCTTCATCGAAGTTATAAGAAAATGTTTAAAGGTGTGTAACGAAAATGAGGATTTAGTTCAACTATGTTACTGTCTACCTCCCACTTCCGATGATAAATCTGCCAATTATTTCACCGAACATCCTGGCTTAAAGCACATAACATTTATTGGTAGTCAATCCGTTTCCAAGTCAATACTTGAATGTGCTGCAAAATCAATAACACCCGTCGTAGTCGAATTAGGTGGAAAAGACGCTTTCATAGTGCTTGATTCTGTTAAGGATCTGGATAAATTATCTTCCATTATTTTAAGAGGAACATTCCAATCTGCTGGTCAAAATTGTATTGGGATTGAAAGAGTTATTGTATCTTCGAAGAACTATGATACGTTGGTGTCAATCTTAGAGAAGCGTCTGAACAAACATGCACTCAGATTAGGTTCTAACATCGATGATGATGAGACGATTGATGTAGGTGCCATGATTTCAGATAATAGATTTGAATCACTGGAATCTCTAATTCAAGATGCTGTGAACAAAGGTGCAAGACTATTAAGTGGTGGTTCACGTTACAAACACCCAAAATATCCAAATGGCTGTTTTTTCAAGCCAACACTTCTTGTAGATGCGAAACCTAATATGAAAATTGCTCAAAATGAAGTTTTTGGCCCAATTTTAGTAATGATGAAGGCGAAGGATACGGACCACTGTATTAAACTAGCTAATTCTGCTGCATTTGGCCTGGGAGGTTCCGTATTTGGTAATAATTACGAAGAGTGTAACTATGTTgcaaataaattaaaaactGGTAACGTTGCTATTAATGATTTTGCGACGTTCTATGTTTGTCAATTACCATTTGGTGGTATTCATGGTTCGGGTTATGGCAAATTTGGCGGAGAGGAAGGCTTACTAGGCCTCTGCAATGCAAAAAGTGTCTGTTATGATAAACTACCCTTTATTTCAACACAGATTCCTCCTCCATTGGACTACCCGATAAAGAGTAAAGATAAATCATGGGCTTTTGTGAAAGCGTTCATAACAGGTTCCTATTGCACTTCAGTATGGCAACGAATCAAATCATTACTGTCTTTGGCCAAAAATTCTTAA
- the VMA10 gene encoding H(+)-transporting V1 sector ATPase subunit G (similar to Saccharomyces cerevisiae VMA10 (YHR039C-A); ancestral locus Anc_5.304) produces MSQQNGIATLLKAEKEAHEIVSQARKYRTERLKQAKLDAAEEINSYKLAKDKELKDIEQSNEGGIESLEKDANANVQSELEEIKKISNEKKAAVIKLLADSVTSPTVEVHANAL; encoded by the exons ATG TCTCAACAAAACGGTATTGCTACCTTATTGAAAGCTGAAAAAGAAGCTCATGAAATTGTATCACAAGCCAGAAAATACAGAACTGAAAGACTGAAGCAAGCCAAGTTAGATGCGgcagaagaaattaattcaTATAAGCTAGCTAAAGATAAGGAACTAAAGGATATCGAACAGTCAAATGAAGGTGGTATTGAGTCTTTAGAAAAGGATGCCAATGCAAACGTTCAAAGTGAATTAGAAGAGATTAAAAAGATTTCTAACGAAAAGAAGGCTGCTgtaatcaaattattggCTGATTCTGTTACCAGCCCTACCGTCGAAGTTCATGCCAATGCTCTTTAA
- the NCP1 gene encoding NADPH--hemoprotein reductase (similar to Saccharomyces cerevisiae NCP1 (YHR042W); ancestral locus Anc_5.292) translates to MDSVDVIVLLLAAVAVLFYTNRTKLTSIFFGNDDSITVNSSSGDIVTVLKENKKNYLVLYASQTGTAEDYAKSFAKELISKFSLNVMCTDVENYEYDNLDTVSVPVSIFISTYGEGDFPDNAANFESFLNNIESSDLTNLKFTLFGFGNSTYEFYNGAAKRTLKALKSAGATLIGSYGEADDGSASTDEDYLSWKSKIFDDLKTSLNLDEQEDIFKPSFKYEVIDEKVNGKVALGEPCQEYLPRNKLPFSKEKNVFTGPFNANFPYVAPITASRELFQSDDRNCIHAEFDVSGSNLKYSTGDHLAIWPSNANETVEKFLAVFSLNPDEIFNLTPLDATIKLPFPCPTTIGSVVRHYMEITGPVSRKFFSSLVQFAPNNEIKERLEELSNDKDQFAVEITSKYYNIADAVSYLSNEKPWTTIPWTFLIESLARIQPRYYSISSSSLSEKQTIHVTAVVENIPNNKSGNPIIGVTTNLLRNIQLNQSLNEKISGPSLPCTYDLSGPRNLFEDSKLPVHVRRSHFKLPSNPRTPVIMIGPGTGVAPFRGFIRERCKMLELQSNLKLGKHLLFYGCRNNDDYLYKDEFPEYIEKMDGLLELFVAFSRLPGSEKVYAQDMLKENEEQVLSLMKQGAFIYVCGDAKSMAQAVHATLIDILRRGLQISAAEATEMLKMFKTTGKYQEDVW, encoded by the coding sequence ATGGATTCCGTTGATGTGATTGTGCTGCTACTCGCTGCGGTCGCTGTTTTGTTTTATACGAACAGGACAAAGCTTACTTCTATCTTTTTTGGTAACGACGACTCGATTACCGTTAATTCGTCGTCTGGTGATATTGTGACTGTACTCAAGgaaaacaagaagaattatttgGTACTGTATGCTTCCCAAACTGGTACTGCTGAAGACTATGCCAAGAGTTTCGCCAAAGAATTAATTAGTAAGTTCTCGTTGAATGTGATGTGTACCGATGTCGAGAATTATGAATACGATAACTTGGATACTGTCAGCGTACCAGTGTCGATTTTCATTTCTACTTATGGTGAAGGTGATTTCCCTGACAATGCCGCTAATTTTGAATCGTTTTTAAACAATATAGAGTCCAGCGACTTGaccaatttgaaatttacTCTCTTTGGGTTCGGTAATTCGACTTACGAATTTTATAATGGAGCTGCAAAAAGGACTTTAAAGGCATTAAAAAGTGCTGGAGCAACTCTAATTGGGAGCTACGGTGAGGCAGATGACGGTTCTGCTTCTACTGACGAAGATTATTTGTCATGgaaatcaaagatatttgatgatttgaagacctctttgaatttagatgaacaagaagatattttcaagccttcattcaaatatgaaGTCATAGACGAAAAAGTTAACGGTAAAGTTGCTCTTGGTGAACCATGCCAAGAGTATTTACCACGCAACAAATTACCTTTCAGTAAAGAGAAAAACGTTTTCACCGGTCCTTTCAATGCCAACTTTCCTTATGTGGCTCCAATAACTGCATCGAGAGAGTTGTTTCAAAGTGACGATCGTAACTGCATTCATGCAGAATTCGACGTTTCCGGTTCtaatttaaaatattctaCCGGTGATCATCTGGCTATTTGGCCATCAAATGCAAATGAAACTGTCGAGAAGTTTTTGGCGGTTTTCAGTCTGAATcctgatgaaattttcaatctgACTCCGCTAGACGCCACCATAAAGTTGCCATTCCCATGTCCAACCACCATCGGTTCCGTTGTAAGACATTATATGGAAATAACAGGCCCAGTATCGAGAAAATTCTTTAGTTCGTTGGTTCAATTTGCCCCGAACAACGAAATTAAAGAGAGGCTAGAAGAGTTATCTAACGATAAGGACCAATTCGCCGTTGAAATTACTTCTAAATATTACAATATTGCCGACGCCGTATCATATTTGTCTAATGAAAAGCCATGGACCACCATTCCGTGGACGTTCCTGATTGAATCTCTTGCGCGTATTCAACCTCGTTACTATTCGATTTCATCCTCTTCACTATCTGAAAAGCAGACTATTCACGTAACTGCTGTCGtagaaaatattccaaACAATAAAAGTGGTAATCCAATAATTGGTGTCACAACAAATTTGTTACGAAACATTCAATTGAATCAGAGCTTAAACGAAAAAATCTCCGGTCCATCATTACCTTGTACTTACGATTTGAGTGGGCCGCGTAATCTATTTGAAGATAGTAAACTGCCTGTCCACGTTCGCCGTTCTCACTTCAAGTTGCCATCCAATCCTAGGACTCCAGTAATTATGATTGGACCTGGTACTGGTGTTGCACCATTCCGTGGGTTCATTAGAGAAAGATGTAAAATGTTGGAATTACAATCTAATCTCAAATTGGGTAAACATCTTCTCTTCTACGGATGTCGTAACAATGATGACTATCTctataaagatgaatttccagaatatattgaaaagatggATGGGCTGCTAGAACTATTTGTagctttttcaagattgcCTGGTTCCGAAAAGGTGTACGCTCAGGACATGTTGAAGGAGAATGAAGAGCAAGTCTTGAGCCTGATGAAGCAAGGTGCATTCATTTATGTTTGTGGTGATGCTAAGAGTATGGCACAGGCCGTTCATGCAACCTTGATAGATATCTTACGCCGTGGATTGCAAATCTCTGCTGCTGAGGCGACAGAGATGTTGAAAATGTTCAAGACCACCGGCAAGTACCAGGAAGACGTCTGGTAA
- the KAFR0J00430 gene encoding HAD family hydrolase (similar to Saccharomyces cerevisiae DOG1 (YHR044C); ancestral locus Anc_5.290) gives MTNIILEVDLCLFDLDGTIVNTTIAAETAWTALCREHGVDPVELLKFSHGVRSGEVLKKFFPQIDNTDNKATIALEMTLSEKYVDTVRLVEGAKNLLLSLDKDTKHPGQTLKRSKWAIVTSGSANITHSWFNNVLKDVEKPEVFITAFDVKHGKPDPEGYTIARNKLCEIWQYEDVLNCKTVVFEDAPAGIQAGKALGAKTIGIATTFPKKKLFEAGADYVVQDLTYVTVIENSNNGNIVLQIKDPLKP, from the coding sequence ATGACTAACATTATTCTAGAGGTTGATTTATGTCTTTTTGACCTAGATGGTACCATCGTCAACACTACTATAGCGGCAGAGACGGCCTGGACTGCGTTGTGTCGTGAACACGGTGTGGACCCTGTCGAGCTCCTTAAGTTTTCCCATGGAGTCAGATCTGGTGAAGTactcaaaaaattcttccCACAGATAGATAATACTGATAATAAGGCAACTATTGCACTTGAGATGACCTTATCGGAGAAATATGTTGACACTGTCAGATTAGTGGAAGGAGCCAAAAATTTGTTACTATCATTAGATAAGGACACGAAACATCCAGGTCAgactttgaaaagaagtAAATGGGCTATTGTGACATCAGGCAGTGCAAATATTACTCATTCGTGGTTCAATAATGTTTTAAAAGATGTGGAAAAACCAGAAGTTTTCATTACGGCTTTTGATGTTAAACATGGCAAACCGGACCCTGAAGGATACACGATTGCTAGAAACAAGTTATGTGAAATCTGGCAATACGAAGACGTTTTGAATTGCAAGACAGTTGTATTTGAAGACGCTCCTGCAGGCATCCAAGCTGGTAAAGCTCTAGGGGCAAAGACTATTGGCATTGCAACCACATTTcccaagaaaaaattattcgaAGCTGGCGCGGATTACGTAGTACAAGATTTGACATATGTTACTGTCATTGAGAACTCCAACAACGGTAACATAGTTTTACAGATAAAGGATCCATTGAAGCCATAA
- the RRP45 gene encoding exosome non-catalytic core subunit RRP45 (similar to Saccharomyces cerevisiae RRP45 (YDR280W); ancestral locus Anc_5.289), whose product MAKDIEISTAEAQFIVGALKERYRLDGRSFDEFREVKIKFGNEYGDVMVEMGETKVHVRISCQVTQPYEDRPFEGLFLISTESTPMAGPQFENGTNTSGDEVLISRIIEKAIRRSGALDVEGLCIVAGSKCWAVRANVHFLNCDGGFIDASCIAVIAGLMHFKKPDITVHGEKVIVHPLDEREPVPLGILHIPICVTFSFFNPQDTEENIKGESNQEIAIIDATLKEELLRDGVLTVTLNKNREVVQVSKAGGLPMDALQLMECCHKAYSIIERITDQIINQIKEDYKEREKYKALLSSENARDAS is encoded by the coding sequence ATGGCTAAGGATATTGAAATCTCTACTGCAGAGGCCCAGTTCATTGTTGGTGCCTTAAAAGAGAGGTACAGGCTTGATGGAAGATCATTTGATGAGTTCCGTGaagtaaagataaaatttgGTAACGAATACGGAGATGTGATGGTGGAGATGGGAGAGACTAAGGTCCATGTGAGAATCAGTTGTCAGGTGACCCAACCATATGAAGATAGACCATTTGAAGGCCTATTCCTGATATCAACAGAAAGTACACCGATGGCAGGTcctcaatttgaaaatggtacAAATACCAGTGGTGATGAAGTATTAATCTCAAGAATCATAGAGAAAGCGATTAGGAGATCAGGTGCTCTGGATGTAGAGGGGCTTTGTATTGTTGCAGGATCCAAATGTTGGGCCGTCAGAGCAAatgttcattttttgaactGTGATGGTGGATTTATCGATGCATCGTGTATTGCTGTTATAGCGGGATTAATGCATTTCAAAAAGCCTGATATCACGGTACATGGTGAGAAAGTCATTGTCCATCCACTCGATGAAAGAGAACCTGTTCCACTGGGTATACTGCACATCCCAATTTGTgtaactttttcatttttcaatccaCAAGAcactgaagaaaatatcaaaggTGAAAGCAACCAAGAAATTGCTATTATTGATGCAACTCTGAAAGAAGAACTGCTCAGAGATGGTGTCTTGACGGTGACGTTGAATAAGAACAGAGAAGTGGTACAAGTTTCCAAAGCCGGTGGGTTACCAATGGATGCTCTGCAGCTCATGGAATGTTGCCACAAAGCATACAGTATCATAGAAAGGATAACggatcaaataataaaccaaatcaaagaagacTACAAAGAAAGGGAAAAATACAAGGCATTGTTGAGTTCAGAAAATGCTCGTGATGCCtcataa
- the RRF1 gene encoding Rrf1p (similar to Saccharomyces cerevisiae RRF1 (YHR038W); ancestral locus Anc_5.306), protein MLVLRRTIRSQSYLIRPLHTSRLLLKKKNRGSKANEDDIEVVDLKLYLNQAKERYSKILELQKQKLVELKQGNANPNIFNALVMPSGKKFTDIAITSLRGKNSLLVTVFNPKDTKNVVSTILAANLNLTPERLPDNEQQLRIMLPPPTAESRLKVIKDSKELFESFKSSNSKHSMGSIRRDILDKLKGIQMDDFQKKCIKDLETIHKDYMNQLKEQYKKFESTFNR, encoded by the coding sequence ATGCTGGTGCTCAGGCGTACTATCAGATCTCAAAGCTACCTTATACGGCCATTGCACACGAGTAGGTTATtgttaaagaagaaaaatcgTGGTAGTAAGGCTAATGAAGACGATATTGAAGTTGTCGACCTAAAGCTATATTTGAACCAAGCAAAAGAGCGCTATTCAAAAATCCTCGAGTTACAGAAACAAAAACTAgttgaattgaaacaaGGAAATGCTAATCCAAACATTTTTAATGCTTTGGTTATGCCTAGTGGTAAGAAATTTACAGATATTGCGATCACATCCTTACGAGGTAAAAATTCTCTATTAGTTACAGTCTTTAATCCAAAAGACACTAAGAACGTTGTCAGTACAATTTTAGCAgctaatttgaatttgacgCCGGAACGATTACCAGATAATGAACAGCAATTAAGGATTATGTTACCGCCTCCGACAGCGGAATCTAGGCTGAAAGTAATCAAGGATTCAAAGGAGCTTTTTGAGTCATTCAAGAGTTCAAACTCAAAACACTCAATGGGATCAATACGTAGAGACATACTTGACAAATTGAAAGGTATTCAAATGGatgattttcaaaagaaatgtATTAAAGACTTGGAAACCATTCACAAAGACTATatgaatcaattgaaagagcaatataagaaatttgaaagcaCATTTAATAGGtaa
- the DDE1 gene encoding Dde1p (similar to Saccharomyces cerevisiae YHR045W; ancestral locus Anc_5.287) — MEWLSLLVTIAVTVIISGWLVSNYILDFKRDLSYVALHEQSNMSTVRKENETAHYRNFLVPSGFPLTAGLGLSLGYRVRNGNFGDVWNAVMDLSNANSISFNSKSYSLSEINGMAKHILHSCFSKGDTAGGIGINVSPLTLEGFVISIAAMMGSLETNRVIPHLLASIPRHKMDTVDTLVLDSWHSYKMLNGSEHFWKLIIVCENSNEKAPKDVSDNVINFKQLIEGYHNDSDFKYTPPTDNSDDLKPFLNITSQWNTSTAFSHMNLVSSMAAFIKNFPADHSLTENDIITTLGYTSDVDMGLQMWCKTLAVLLHGGSARFLTDSETLSPSSSSPSKSLIDTLKSSTLLLIKSDILNKITKNIFPSQTTLFQSVKESWATTLLSEGIFTKMAQSNSNLFDSMRCIYLMETLVESDIISSFHQAEVKIPKLRSGQLKDTFSTTRLNRLRANFGSRLVVELYCPYIVIGPLSQTNFFDYRVFPQSLDTNFVCTGALSTSLEGKIIATDSNPNLDITKRQGMLCIRGFTIGKPIEKNRLENAATISKELANGEGWMPLVGVFGLWGQDGCLYLYK; from the coding sequence ATGGAATGGTTATCATTACTTGTGACAATTGCCGTAACGGTGATAATATCAGGTTGGCTGGTTAGTAACTACATACTGGACTTCAAGAGGGATTTAAGCTATGTGGCGTTACACGAGCAATCAAACATGTCTACAGTGAGGAAAGAGAATGAAACTGCTCACTATAGAAATTTCTTGGTTCCTTCTGGGTTTCCTTTGACTGCTGGTTTGGGCCTATCTCTGGGGTATAGGGTAAGAAACGGCAATTTTGGGGACGTATGGAACGCTGTTATGGATCTCTCTAATGCCAACTCTATAAGTTTCAACTCAAAGAGTTATTCATTGAGTGAAATTAATGGTATGGCCAAGCATATTTTACATTCGTGTTTTAGTAAAGGTGATACCGCTGGAGGTATCGGTATCAATGTCTCACCTTTGACTTTGGAAGGTTTCGTAATTTCTATTGCTGCTATGATGGGCTCATTAGAGACCAATAGAGTGATACCGCATCTCCTAGCGTCAATACCGCGCCATAAAATGGATACAGTCGATACACTTGTCCTTGACTCGTGGCACTCTTACAAGATGCTGAACGGGAGTGAACATTTCTGGAAGTTGATTATTGTCTGTGAAAATAGTAATGAGAAGGCGCCAAAAGATGTGAGCGACAACGTAATAAACTTCAAACAGTTGATTGAAGGGTACCACAACGACTCAGACTTCAAGTATACACCACCTACGGATAATTCAGATGATTTAAAGCcatttttaaatattaCTTCGCAATGGAATACGTCTACTGCGTTTTCTCACATGAACTTGGTCAGCAGTATGGCCGCATTCATAAAGAACTTCCCTGCAGATCATTCTTTGACAGAAAACGATATAATTACTACTTTGGGGTACACCTCTGATGTAGATATGGGCTTGCAAATGTGGTGCAAAACTTTAGCAGTACTTTTACATGGCGGGTCCGCAAGATTTCTAACAGATTCTGAAACTCTAtcaccttcttcttcctctccTTCAAAATCTCTGATAGATACACTAAAGTCTAGTACCCTACTTCTCATAAAATCTGATATTCTCaataaaattacaaaaaatattttcccATCACAGACTACTTTGTTTCAATCAGTCAAAGAGTCCTGGGCAACTACATTGTTAAGTGAAGGAATATTCACAAAAATGGCTCAATCGAACTCTAATCTGTTCGATTCTATGAGATGTATCTATTTAATGGAAACACTGGTGGAAAGTGAtataatttcatcttttcaCCAGGCTGAAGTAAAGATACCAAAATTGCGTAGTGGACAGCTCAAGGACACCTTTTCTACTACACGATTAAACAGATTAAGAGCGAACTTCGGTTCGAGGTTAGTGGTGGAGTTGTACTGCCCCTATATAGTGATTGGTCCTCTTTCACAGACCAACTTTTTCGATTACAGAGTATTCCCACAAAGTTTGGATACAAATTTTGTATGTACAGGAGCCTTGTCGACGAGTCTAGAGGGGAAAATTATAGCAACTGACTCAAATCCTAATCTAGATATCACGAAGAGACAAGGTATGCTATGTATCCGTGGATTTACGATAGGGAAACCCATTGAGAAGAACAGGTTAGAGAATGCAGCCACTATAAGCAAGGAACTGGCAAACGGTGAGGGTTGGATGCCACTGGTAGGAGTCTTTGGCCTGTGGGGTCAAGATGGATGTCTCTACTTGTACAAATAG
- the SRB2 gene encoding Srb2p (similar to Saccharomyces cerevisiae SRB2 (YHR041C); ancestral locus Anc_5.299), which produces MSSTTVIFIERATLATLSEFKDVLANILLSIGESWSVEVRPYRARISTTESSDFGKLMYSITFPSHDQKTVIIKDQKFALVTTSNVKNVSNDLLENNCTSGFIDSMDSILTNKLSNIWDQRQLIRGESGETFITKLKSTIKAINLFSSTGFKGLLIEIDTTHADEVQEVKDILKNIGIKDYQICQDSMDETNPNYICDLAYQYVKVLEY; this is translated from the exons ATGTCTAGTACCAC TGtgattttcattgaaagagcCACTTTGGCTACCCTATCTGAGTTTAAAGATGTGTTGGCAAATATCCTTCTGTCGATAGGAGAAAGTTGGTCGGTAGAAGTACGTCCCTACCGTGCTCGAATATCTACCACTGAATCTTCCGATTTTGGTAAACTTATGTACTCCATTACCTTTCCCAGCCATGATCAAAAGACAGTCATCATTAAAGACCAGAAATTTGCCTTAGTCACAACTAGCAATGTGAAGAATGTATCGAATGACTTACTGGAGAACAATTGCACTTCTGGGTTCATAGACTCCATGGATTCCATCTTGACAAACAAATTGTCGAATATTTGGGATCAAAGGCAACTCATAAGAGGTGAAAGCGGAGAAACATTCATCACGAAATTGAAATCCACGATAAAAGCGATTAACCTCTTCTCTTCTACAGGGTTTAAAGGTCTCttgattgaaattgataccACGCATGCGGATGAAGTTCAAGAAGTTaaagatatattgaaaaatattggtATTAAAGACTATCAAATTTGTCAAGACAGTATGGATGAAACAAATCCTAACTATATATGTGATCTTGCATATCAGTACGTGAAGGTCCTGGAATATTAA